In Bacteroides cellulosilyticus, the genomic stretch CAATGCCATTTATGAGGAATATTATACGTACCGTTTCGATTCGGCCATGCTTTACGTAGACCGGGAAGAACAAGTGGCTATGAAACTCTCCAACCCCGCATACCGCAATCTGAGCATTATTCACCGCTCCATCCTCCTCTCCACTTCGGGGTATTTCAGCGAATCCATTCAAAACCTGGAACAGATAGACAGCCGCATACTGGACGATGCATTGCGAATAGAATACTATACGGCTTACGAATGGGCATACAGCATGTGGGCCGAATATTCCAATGATAAAGTATACGCTCCCCGCTATTATGAAAAGGAGATGCTTTATCAGGATTCACTTATCAGTGTCCTGCCCGCCAGTTCACCGCTGCATCATTATTGGAAAGGTGAAAATCTCTATCGCCACCGCAGGTATGCCGAAGCGGAAGATTGCTATAAAAAGGCATTGGAAGGGTTGCCTGTCAATGTCCGATTGTATGCTATGGTGACTTACGGACTGGCATTAGTGTACTCACAAACCAATAATTGGGAAGAATATGAAAATTACCTGATAATGGCAGCCATCTCCGACCAGGTATGCCCATTGAAAGAGAATCTGGCTTTACAGGAACTGGCCCTATATATTTTCAAGAACAGAAGCGGAGAAGTTTCACGTGCCAACCGTTACTTAAACCATTCTCTGGAAGATGCCATGTTCTACAACAACCGCCTGCGTATGCTCGAAATAGCGAGGAAGTTCCCCTCCATCGTGCTTTCCTATCAGGAACAGAATCTTATCAAAAGTCAAAGATTGCAATGGTCGCTGATATGTATCAGTCTCTTGTCTATCGGACTGGTGGTTTCCCTGGTTTATATTTACCGGCAGATGAACCAGTTGCATAAGCGGAGAAAGATATTGGCGGATATGAACCAGGAACTGCAACATCTGAATAAAGCGTTGGTAGATACGAATCATACGCGCGAGGAGTATGTGAGTCTGTTTATGGATTTATGTGCCGCCTACATAGATAAACTGAATAAATACCAGGATTTAGTGAAGCGCAAGGTAAAGGCAAAGCAAACGGACGATTTACTGAGACTGGTCAATGCAACCAAGCTTTCGGACACGGATGCCAAGGAGTTCTTTATGAACTTCGATACGGCTTTCCTAAATCTGTATCCTAACTTTATAAAGGAATTCAATTCCCTGTTGCGCGAAGGAGAAGAGATTATGCCCAAGCGGGGGGAAATCCTGACTACGGAACTTCGGATATTCGCTTTAATACGGATGGGGATTAAGGATAGCTCCAAGATAGCCACTCTCCTGTTCTATTCTCCGCAGACGATTTATAATCATCGGAGTGTGGTGAAGAATAAGGCAAAGATGAGGGATAGTTTCGAGAAACAGGTGGAGGAGCTTTGTGCGGTGATGTAAATTCATTCATCCCGATTAAGATTATCTTCTATCCTTATCTATTTGAAGAAGGTTAGCCTTAAAACAAGAGTAGGAAGAAAACCCCTTCGTTTCCTTCCTACCCGATTCTTTATTCTCAAAAGTTTTTTCTTATGTAACAAAGATCTTTTTTTATCTTTCTTTGTCCTTTCTCTCTTACGGTACTATCGCCGCTTCCGTCACATTCACCGTTACCGTCACCTTCTTTGACGCATCCGACAGATTCTGGATTTCAAAGGTTGCAGCCCCGTTTGCCGGGAATGCTGTTGGGAAATCCTTCGCATTCTGATCCAGCGTCAGGGTGTAGTCCACGGCTTCGGTGGCATGTCCCACCGCCTTGTCAGCATTCAGCCAGGCGGGCAGACCGGAAAGCTTGCTGCCACCTTTGGCGGTCACGGTAAGTTTCATGGACGAGGTGGTTCCGGAACTCGCCTGTTTCTGCATGCTGAGTACTCCGGTTGTCACATCCGGTGATTCAGTACCCGCAGTGTAGGTATTGGCGCCGGTCGGTTCCGACGGAGTACTTGCCGCAGCAACAATTGTGGGCACTCCGACTGAGGCCTTCACCACAATCTGACTCTCTTCACGTCCCGCCTTGCTGCGCAGGATAATGATAGCCTTCGGGAACTGATTACCCGCATACCCAGACTTTTTTGACACCTTGCAGGTGTAAGAGGTAGAACCGGAACGGGTCACCACATCTTTCGCGATTGCTGTTTCCAACCATTCGGCGGCACCGCCCGCAGAACCGGTATAGACAATGCTGCATTCCGCTTCCGAGTTGCTGGTGAAAGGGATGTTGAAGTAAGTTGTTTCATCCGGAGAGACGGTGGCTTCATTGTTGCCCGCAATAGTGGTTGCTCCCGATTCTACCAGCGTCCCGATGGCCAGTTCATTTTCCGGCTGGTACTCAAAATCGCCGCCGTCCGTCCAGTCCGTGACGGTGATGTTCACATCCAGTTTGAACGGGTCGGCATCCGTGATGCGGACCGTGTAGCGATGGTTGGGTTTCACTTCGATGTATCCGCCTGTACCCGCTACCGATTGCTCAAATTCCACCATGTAACTCACTTCCTGCGGCACGTCCGTCATGTTCAGCGCATACTTGCCCTTGATAATCAGGTAGCCATTGTCCGCAATCGGACTGGGGTAACTGTAGAAAGCACCTTTCTGAGTGCCCTTGTTGGCATCGGCGCCGTCAAAGTCACGGTCGGGATAGGTGATGAGCGTTTGGGCGGGGATAGCATCATCCACCGGAACCACCGGGAAGAAGGTAACTCCCTTGCGGCCGTGGCCCATCGATACGCTGGTGATGGTGAGATGCGACAATTTCGCATCATTGATAATATCGAAACGGGAGACGATACGCGAAAGTGTCATGTTGATGCGGGTACGGGAACCCATACTGATGTCCCGCAGGTCGAGTGCGGGGCTATAAGAACCTACCATGGGCAGGGGCGTCAGCAGCACGTCTGTGGTTTCAGTAGGGTCCAGCAATGGGGTGGTAAAGGTGAGGAAGTCCGTTTCGGTGGGGACTCCCGCCTTAGTCACCAGATTATAATCCGTACCCGGGGAGTTTTGTTCCAGCGGGGTGAAGAGGGTGTATTCCGCTCCGGCTTTCAGCAATTTGGGCTGGTTGGCAATGCAGTAGAACTTGGTGAACAGGCCCTTTTGGGGGCGCAGAGTAGCCAGTGCCACGTTGTCGCCTTCCATGGTCAGCACAATCTTGGTGGCGCCAACCACGGTGGAACCGTCAGCACGGTAGCAGAAACGCTCCTGATAGGTGTAGGGGCCTTCTTCTTTGTCCGAGGAGAATACGTAGATGTCCAGTGTGGAGATTTCATTCTCTTCGGTGGTGGCGATGGGGGCGTCGGCACGGGTGGTGCCCGTTGTCTTAGGGGTGCCCGCCGTCTTTATGCTCAGCTTGTTCTGGAAGCCCAGGATGACTTCGCGGCGCGTGGGGTCACTGGCCAGCGGGTCATCGCCGGGAGTGGTTGACGGCAGAACTTCCGCTTCGCTGCAACCCGCAAGGGACAGGGCAAGCAAGCCTATCAACCAAGCGGAAAACTGTTTTCTGTTTTTAATCATGATCTTATTGTTATTAATTGATTACTTAATTAAGGAACAACGGGCGCAGGGCTTACCAGTACGGTCACGTCTTCCATGCCCGAGATGTTGTTTTTCAGCACAATCGGAGCGGCGGTGAAGTCGGTGACGGAATTCTTCACGGTCAGGGTGAAGGTCTGGGTGCCGGTGGCATCCGTCGCATTGGTTCGTGTAAAGGCGGCAGTCTCGGCAACGGTGAACCAGGAGGACAAGGTACTGGCCGTTACGCCTTGCGGAGAAGTTACTTCCACTACGACGGTGGTGGCGTCGGCACGCGGCACGTCGGTAATCTTATAATTGTTGTAAGTGGCTCCGCCCGGGGTACCCGTCAGTTCAATCGTTGTGATGGCAGGGTCAAGCAACTCTACCGTCAGTTCCAGTTTCTTGGCGGCATCGCCCAGACTGATGATCTCGAACTTACTGTCCACACCGCTGGTTGCCGTCACGTCTTTCAGTGTGAGCGTGTAGTACTCTTCTACCGGGGTATCAAGGGAAACATCCGTGGAGGGAGTGCCCGAGGTGCTTGGTGTGGGGCCTGTTTTACTTTTCGAGACTTCCAGCCATGGCATTTGGCTGTTCAACACCAGCTTTGTGCCGAAGAGACAGCTTGCTCCGAGTGTGATGTTGCTCTTATTCGTCTTATACATAGTGAGTTTGTTGTTTGCCACATCATACAGGTTGAAGTTCCCCGTAGCCGCATCCGGCGTAGCGAAGTCCAGTGCCGGGGCTATGGCGGGAGGCACAATGGTCAGTTTGGTGTACACCGATTCATCCTGTGAAGCCGATTCATTGGCAAGTGTCAGCGTGATGGGAACATAAGGCTTGGCGGCGTCCAGCGTGTAATTGAAGGTCATGGTAGTGGTGGTTACTCCATCCACAACTTCCGACTTGTAGTCGGCAGTCTTGTGCGTCAGCCAGTCGATGTCCCATCCGGTGGTGGTGCTGAATCTTGGCTGCACCTTGCCACTGGCTGTGGCGGTCAGCGTGATGGTTTTCTCCGCACCGTCGGCGGTTACACTGATTTCCTTGGTGGTGACGTCCTTGTCGGCTCCTTCCACATTCAGTGCAGTCACTACGGGTGCCGCGTTATCGGGTTTGATGATGACTCCGCCACCACTGGTCCAGTCCACGATTTCGAAGAAAGCGGTGATGGTGGCTTCCATCACTTCCTTGATGTGCAGGGTGTAGCGGGTATTGGCTACTACGTCCATGAACGTGGCAGCCCCGCCACCATCGGGAACACGTTGTATATCAAGATGGTACTCCACCGGAACGGGGTCTTTCTGCATCGGGTTCTGGTATTTGCCCTTGATGATGAGGAATGCCTTGTCCGTATCCTTGAGCGGATAGGTGTAGAGGGCGCTCTCCGTCAATCCCTGATTGGCTTTAGGTAGCATCAGGTAGCTGCCTTCGGCGGTGGGATACTGGATGAGGTTGGTGGCGCGATCAGGGTCGCTAAGGTCAGCCAGCGTGCCCGGCATTACTGTGGACTGATTGCGGCCGTTGCCCAGCGAGACGCTTTCGATAATCAGTCCCGTCTTGGCGGATTCGTTGTCGATGTCGAAACGGCTCACGCGGCGTTTGAGTTCGATGTTCACCGTGGCGATGTTGCCCAGTATCTTCGTAGTACCACTTCCGGTCATCACCAGCGGGGTGCCCAGAGCGGTGCCTGTCGGGAGGAGTTTGGAGGTGAAGTACTTTTCGAAATCCTCGTCCTTTGTGCCTGTGGTTACAATAGCTCCGGTGGCGGCATTGGTGGTCACCGCTGTCAGGGGATCGATGGCGGTTCCGTCAGTCTTGTAGAGCGTTGTACTGTTTGCCACGCAATACAGTTTCAGGTTGGGGATGCCTTTGAGTTCCGTGGGGAAGATGGAGGCTTTCCGGTCAGTACCGGCACCGCTCAGTTTGAAAGTCTTGGCTGCGGTGTTGTCATCCGCGGCAGCCGTCCACTTTTCAAGATACTGGTAATCACCGCCGTCGGCGGTGGCGGCGAATACATAGATGTCCAGATTATCGATCTGGTTTTCACTCTCGGAAGCGATGGCGCGGGTGTATTCCTGCGACTCACCTCCGCCACTAAATACGAGACGGATCTCTTTGCCTTGCGCTCCACCGATGGGAGTGTCGTCAGGTTCAAGCTCTGCCTGGCTGCATCCTGCAAGCAGGGCAAGCAAGGCGGGCATCCAAAGCATGTTCTTCTTTTTCATCATTTGTCTATACTTTTATTTGAAAGTTAATAAATTAATTATAAGCTATTTAGCCGGCCGTACTGTTACGGCACCCGTAAACGGTCAGTTACGCCAGTCGTAATAGTACTGTTACGGCACCCGTAAACGGTCAGTTACGCCGGTCGTAATAGTACTGTTACGGTACCCGTAAACGGTCAGTTACGCCGGTCGTAATAGTACTGTTACGGCACCCGTAACAGTACGGCTACCGGTTGCTGTTGTTTTTTTATCCCAACGGGTTCTCATCCAGGCCACCTTCTCCGCCACTACCACTACCGCTGCCCCCTCCTGAAGGTGCCGTGCCGATATAAATGGTCTTCACCACACTGCGCGGGACTTTCAGCAGCGTCTTACTGTTGCCGCTAAACTGTGTGGTTACTTTCAGTTCATACGTTCCGTCAGCCAGCTCGGCGGGGATAATGAATGTCAGTTTCGAAGGATCGTTCGTTACCCAGAGGTCTTCGGTCACTTTGGTTTCCTTGTTCTTGCTACTTGTCAGGGTAATACCCACCGTCGGGTCGGTTCCCGCTACTTTCAGCCTGCCGCCTGTTAGTGTGAAGGCACGTCCTGCCGTGGCTGAGGCGTCCAGTGCGCGGGTGGAGGCATCCTGCACGCCGCCGATGTACATGGCGCTGCCTTTCTCGCCGATAATGCCCACGGTGGTTTGCTTGATGGCTTCACGCAGGTCGGCGCCTACGTTGAAGTTCACCACGATGGAATTCTTCTCCGGGTTCCAGGTGGAACCCTCTATTATACCCCGGAAGTTGACGGAAGCGTAGTATAACCCTGTGTTCACACTCACTCCGGTCATCAGCAACCGCTTGATGACACGCTTCTGCAAGTCGAAGACGTGACGGATCGTTTCTTCGCGCAGACCGGAGTCTTCGGCTTTCAATTCGGCAATGATGCGGTTTTCATCCGCGTTGCCGATGGATACAGGGACAAGAATCACATCCTCCTTGTTGTCTACGGTCACGGTGTTGTCCGCCAGCTGACCGTTGATTTGATACTTGATTTCGTTTGCCATAATCTCTATGTTTTTATAATTAGTAATGTCGGTAAAACCAGAGTTCTGCCGGGTTAATAAATTCGATAATTAGGGCATGAGGAATGAGTTTCTTGGAGAAAAGCCGGGAGGGAATTCCACAAAAAAATCATTCCAACATGTCAAAGTACGAAAGTTCGTTTGACATGTTGGAATGATTAAAATATAGGGGGATGCTTAGCCTTTAAGCGTCAATTAAGATTCAACTATCCACTTCTCGATATTCCGGGTTTTCGCGCTGAAGTTTATTCCTATCTTAAGAAGCTTTCGCCCGTCGGCTGCAAAGGGAAGTGCATATTGCTTGTCGTTGATTTGCTGCAAAGCCTCTTCGGCAGTGCCATCCAGTTTGAATTCCATTATATAAATAAACTTGTCCGTCTTCAACACGAGGTCTACGCGGCCATTGTTCGTTTTATACTCTACTTGGGTATAGAAGCCTACCAGCTTGAAGACGATGAAGAGCACATTTTCGTAATGCAGTTCCTGCTCGCGGATTACTTCGTAAGTGGTATCGGCAAAGAAACTCTGCAAGCGGCGGAAGAAGGAGTCGTAATCGCCCGATTCCACTTCACGAACAAACTTCTGAATCTCAAACGGGGTTTCCACCTTACTTACGTTGGTATAGAAAGGCACAAGGAAACGGATAAATCCTTCCTCTACTTCCTTGTTGGGGAAACCTAAATGATACGTGCCGAAACGTTCATCATACCCCTTTATGGTAAGATATCCGCTCTGATAAATCACCGGAATGGGGTTCGTGGATTCAGAATCTACGCTGTTCAGCACCTGGACGTCAGTTTCTTCGTGCGCCATCCGTTCCAGGTCATAGTGGTGTTTTTTCAATAACTTCACCAGATAAGTGGGAGTTCCGGTTTCAAACCAGTAACTGTTGAACTCTTTGCGTTTGAAGGCGTTGAGCAGGCTGAACGGGTTATAAATACCAATAGAATTGTGCGTGAAATGGTAACCGTCATAGTTCTCCTTGAGTTCAGCACAGATTTTATCGTATGTCACTCCCCGGGCAGCGGCAAATTCATGCAGTTCGGCTTCCAGGTTCTCGTGAATCTCCCGTTCGCTGATTCCGCAGATCTCAATGTATTCGTTCCACATGGAAATGTCATCCAGATTATTCAGGTCGCTGAATACGCTGACTTTGCCGAATTTGGTTACACCTGTCAGCAGAGCGAACTTGATA encodes the following:
- a CDS encoding DUF6377 domain-containing protein — its product is MKKCLLSGLFLLFVLLPFRAANKVDLSGELEAALKLRNQYSLRKEARIDSLKHLLYPAMGDDARFQLYNAIYEEYYTYRFDSAMLYVDREEQVAMKLSNPAYRNLSIIHRSILLSTSGYFSESIQNLEQIDSRILDDALRIEYYTAYEWAYSMWAEYSNDKVYAPRYYEKEMLYQDSLISVLPASSPLHHYWKGENLYRHRRYAEAEDCYKKALEGLPVNVRLYAMVTYGLALVYSQTNNWEEYENYLIMAAISDQVCPLKENLALQELALYIFKNRSGEVSRANRYLNHSLEDAMFYNNRLRMLEIARKFPSIVLSYQEQNLIKSQRLQWSLICISLLSIGLVVSLVYIYRQMNQLHKRRKILADMNQELQHLNKALVDTNHTREEYVSLFMDLCAAYIDKLNKYQDLVKRKVKAKQTDDLLRLVNATKLSDTDAKEFFMNFDTAFLNLYPNFIKEFNSLLREGEEIMPKRGEILTTELRIFALIRMGIKDSSKIATLLFYSPQTIYNHRSVVKNKAKMRDSFEKQVEELCAVM
- a CDS encoding fimbrial protein, whose translation is MIKNRKQFSAWLIGLLALSLAGCSEAEVLPSTTPGDDPLASDPTRREVILGFQNKLSIKTAGTPKTTGTTRADAPIATTEENEISTLDIYVFSSDKEEGPYTYQERFCYRADGSTVVGATKIVLTMEGDNVALATLRPQKGLFTKFYCIANQPKLLKAGAEYTLFTPLEQNSPGTDYNLVTKAGVPTETDFLTFTTPLLDPTETTDVLLTPLPMVGSYSPALDLRDISMGSRTRINMTLSRIVSRFDIINDAKLSHLTITSVSMGHGRKGVTFFPVVPVDDAIPAQTLITYPDRDFDGADANKGTQKGAFYSYPSPIADNGYLIIKGKYALNMTDVPQEVSYMVEFEQSVAGTGGYIEVKPNHRYTVRITDADPFKLDVNITVTDWTDGGDFEYQPENELAIGTLVESGATTIAGNNEATVSPDETTYFNIPFTSNSEAECSIVYTGSAGGAAEWLETAIAKDVVTRSGSTSYTCKVSKKSGYAGNQFPKAIIILRSKAGREESQIVVKASVGVPTIVAAASTPSEPTGANTYTAGTESPDVTTGVLSMQKQASSGTTSSMKLTVTAKGGSKLSGLPAWLNADKAVGHATEAVDYTLTLDQNAKDFPTAFPANGAATFEIQNLSDASKKVTVTVNVTEAAIVP
- a CDS encoding DUF4469 domain-containing protein — encoded protein: MKYQINGQLADNTVTVDNKEDVILVPVSIGNADENRIIAELKAEDSGLREETIRHVFDLQKRVIKRLLMTGVSVNTGLYYASVNFRGIIEGSTWNPEKNSIVVNFNVGADLREAIKQTTVGIIGEKGSAMYIGGVQDASTRALDASATAGRAFTLTGGRLKVAGTDPTVGITLTSSKNKETKVTEDLWVTNDPSKLTFIIPAELADGTYELKVTTQFSGNSKTLLKVPRSVVKTIYIGTAPSGGGSGSGSGGEGGLDENPLG
- a CDS encoding ATP-binding protein, with the translated sequence MSDKIFPIGIQNFESLREDGYFYIDKTALIYQMVKTGRYYFISRPRRFGKSLLISTLEAYFQGKKELFNGLAVEKLEKDWITHPILHLDLNIEKYDTLESLEKILNDNLAYWESLYGTRPTETSFSLRFAGIIQRACEQTGQRVVILVDEYDKPMLQAIGNEELQKQFRDTLKPFYGALKTKDGYIKFALLTGVTKFGKVSVFSDLNNLDDISMWNEYIEICGISEREIHENLEAELHEFAAARGVTYDKICAELKENYDGYHFTHNSIGIYNPFSLLNAFKRKEFNSYWFETGTPTYLVKLLKKHHYDLERMAHEETDVQVLNSVDSESTNPIPVIYQSGYLTIKGYDERFGTYHLGFPNKEVEEGFIRFLVPFYTNVSKVETPFEIQKFVREVESGDYDSFFRRLQSFFADTTYEVIREQELHYENVLFIVFKLVGFYTQVEYKTNNGRVDLVLKTDKFIYIMEFKLDGTAEEALQQINDKQYALPFAADGRKLLKIGINFSAKTRNIEKWIVES